In Rubrobacter aplysinae, a single genomic region encodes these proteins:
- a CDS encoding site-2 protease family protein: MGNAFKIGRAFGIDLKVHWAFFLLPAIVGFLAYRGTQSLAATALSIGIVVALFVCVLLHELGHSVVAQRLGIDVQDITLLPIGGLARMKSIPEKPGDEIKIAVAGPLVNVVLAPLFLVPAVLLGLDLTSFVNPLFGQVGSVSHILFYLGALNVFLAVFNMLPAFPMDGGRVLRGILAIRFGPVRATNISATVGQMLAAAGFVLGIFFNPVLILIAVFVFFGASGEAQMVRQRETMRGLSVADVMGTKRRTETITPYHNFGQVLDAVIHGYQEDFPVVDESGNLVGIVTRNEIMSAAHSSDKFLTVRDLMKTEYPTVSPEADLFQDGQRLLQESGMRALPVLRDGELVGMLTTEDVGQASLLREASK; this comes from the coding sequence ATGGGTAACGCTTTCAAGATAGGTCGGGCTTTCGGCATAGACCTCAAGGTCCACTGGGCGTTCTTTCTACTGCCCGCCATAGTAGGCTTCCTGGCCTACCGGGGCACACAGAGCCTGGCGGCCACCGCGCTCTCTATCGGCATCGTCGTCGCGCTGTTCGTGTGCGTCTTGCTGCACGAGCTCGGTCACTCCGTGGTGGCGCAGCGGCTCGGCATAGACGTGCAGGACATCACGCTGCTGCCCATAGGCGGGCTGGCGCGCATGAAGAGCATACCCGAGAAGCCGGGCGACGAGATAAAGATAGCCGTCGCGGGGCCCCTGGTAAACGTCGTGCTCGCGCCCCTGTTTCTGGTGCCCGCGGTGCTGCTCGGGCTGGATCTCACGAGCTTCGTGAACCCGCTCTTCGGGCAGGTGGGCTCCGTATCCCACATCCTCTTCTACCTCGGCGCCCTGAACGTCTTTCTCGCGGTCTTCAATATGCTACCGGCGTTCCCGATGGACGGCGGACGCGTGCTGCGGGGAATCCTGGCGATACGCTTTGGGCCGGTCCGGGCGACGAACATCTCGGCCACCGTAGGGCAGATGCTCGCCGCGGCCGGCTTCGTGCTCGGAATCTTCTTCAACCCGGTGCTGATCCTGATCGCGGTCTTCGTCTTTTTCGGGGCCTCGGGCGAGGCCCAGATGGTGCGCCAGCGCGAGACGATGCGCGGCCTGTCCGTCGCCGACGTGATGGGCACCAAGCGCCGCACCGAGACGATCACGCCGTACCACAACTTCGGCCAGGTGCTCGACGCCGTCATACACGGCTACCAGGAGGACTTCCCGGTGGTGGACGAGTCGGGGAACCTGGTCGGAATAGTGACCCGGAACGAGATCATGTCCGCCGCCCACTCCTCGGACAAGTTCCTGACCGTCCGCGACCTGATGAAGACCGAGTACCCGACCGTCTCGCCCGAGGCCGACCTCTTCCAGGACGGCCAGCGCCTGCTACAGGAGAGCGGGATGCGCGCCCTGCCGGTGCTCCGGGACGGCGAGCTCGTCGGGATGCTGACCACCGAGGACGTCGGACAGGCGAGCCTCCTGAGAGAGGCGTCGAAGTAG
- a CDS encoding ACT domain-containing protein, which yields MKSGPGLTLSALDEGFAVCRLDGASRVPEWVLSLDFFSVTRTPQELSIVAPEEAFERARLPAGAKVEGGWACLAVAGPLDFSLVGVLAGLTDALAAAGVSVFAISTYDTDYLLVKEQELARAMEALSAVGHRITAEG from the coding sequence GTGAAATCCGGTCCGGGACTTACACTCTCCGCGCTGGATGAAGGCTTCGCGGTCTGCCGGCTGGACGGGGCGTCACGGGTGCCGGAGTGGGTACTCTCCCTGGACTTCTTCTCCGTTACCCGCACGCCGCAGGAGCTCTCCATCGTCGCGCCGGAGGAGGCTTTCGAGCGGGCTCGTCTGCCCGCCGGGGCGAAGGTCGAGGGTGGATGGGCCTGCCTGGCGGTCGCGGGGCCGCTGGACTTCTCGCTCGTCGGGGTCCTCGCCGGGCTCACGGACGCGCTGGCGGCGGCCGGTGTCTCGGTGTTCGCGATCTCGACCTACGACACGGATTATCTGCTGGTCAAAGAGCAAGAGTTGGCGCGGGCCATGGAGGCGCTTTCGGCGGTGGGACACCGCATCACGGCGGAGGGCTAG
- a CDS encoding cobalamin-binding protein yields MRIASLLPGATEIAALVGAGDDLVGVTHECDHPPGVERLPKLTTTPIDPSRMTSAEIDAAVTSLGSSAGASGALTDEGSIYGLQTDLLAELAPDLVLTQGVCDVCAVSMSVVERGVSDLDPVPRLISLNPSSLSEVLDDVVTVGEAVGRGDDARRERDSLRQRLADVEDRVRGLPRPRVACLEWLDPLFSGGHWVPEMVRAAGGEDALAAPGEPSARISWEHFAQTEPGVVVLMPCGFDAGRAATEARILEEAAGWSRVPAVRENKVWAVDASSYFSRPAPRLVDGVETLARILHPEAFPEGPEGPNERAAIQVTRFSGVRTG; encoded by the coding sequence GTGCGCATAGCTTCGCTTCTGCCCGGAGCCACAGAGATCGCGGCCCTCGTCGGGGCCGGGGACGACCTGGTCGGGGTCACCCACGAGTGCGACCACCCGCCCGGCGTGGAGCGTCTGCCGAAGCTTACCACCACCCCCATAGACCCCTCCCGCATGACGAGCGCCGAGATAGACGCCGCCGTAACGAGTCTCGGATCGTCCGCCGGAGCTTCGGGCGCCCTTACCGACGAGGGCAGCATCTACGGGCTGCAGACCGACCTGCTCGCCGAGCTCGCACCGGACCTCGTGCTCACCCAGGGCGTCTGCGACGTGTGCGCCGTCTCCATGAGCGTGGTCGAGCGGGGCGTCTCCGACCTGGACCCGGTGCCGCGCCTGATATCCCTGAACCCCTCCTCGCTCTCCGAGGTGCTCGACGACGTCGTTACCGTCGGTGAGGCGGTCGGACGCGGAGACGATGCCCGCCGCGAGCGGGACTCCCTGCGCCAGAGGCTCGCCGACGTCGAGGACCGTGTCCGTGGCCTCCCCCGGCCCCGCGTGGCCTGCCTGGAGTGGCTCGACCCGCTGTTCTCCGGCGGACACTGGGTCCCGGAGATGGTCCGCGCCGCCGGTGGCGAGGACGCGCTCGCGGCCCCCGGAGAGCCATCCGCGCGCATCTCGTGGGAGCACTTCGCGCAGACCGAGCCGGGGGTGGTCGTGCTGATGCCCTGCGGCTTCGACGCCGGGCGCGCCGCCACGGAGGCCCGCATTCTGGAGGAGGCGGCCGGCTGGAGCAGGGTACCGGCGGTCAGGGAAAATAAGGTGTGGGCCGTGGACGCGAGCTCGTACTTCTCCCGGCCCGCGCCCCGGCTCGTCGACGGGGTAGAGACGCTGGCCCGCATCCTGCACCCGGAGGCTTTCCCGGAAGGACCCGAGGGGCCAAACGAGCGGGCGGCGATCCAGGTAACCCGGTTTTCCGGCGTGCGTACCGGGTAA
- a CDS encoding MFS transporter yields MSYSIPENPAPVAARLSVATIFFVNGAVFGSWVSRIPEVQDRLGIGEGVLGLALLAMAIGALVAMPATGWAVSRYGSRTPTLLSALVFCLILPLMAIAPGAVMLGLSLFLFGVFNGSTDVSMNSQAAAIEMRYGRSIMASFHALFSFGGLAGAALGGGLAALGVGVTQHFLSATAVFGVVALVASRWLLPAGADAQGSGPSFALPDRALLALGAVAFCALVSEGAMADWSAIYLQDVIGSGPGLAAAGFAAFSLAMAVGRLTGDRFIELLGASNMLRLGGALAASGLTVVLLVGSTVPALFGFVGIGLGLATLFPITLSAAARAPGMSAGAGIAAMSSTGYFGFLIGPPTIGFVAELLGLRGALVLIVAAGVIIFLLAGNAARTGKKT; encoded by the coding sequence GTGAGCTATTCGATACCTGAAAACCCGGCGCCCGTCGCGGCCAGGCTCTCCGTCGCCACGATCTTCTTCGTCAACGGGGCGGTCTTTGGTAGCTGGGTCTCGCGCATCCCGGAGGTGCAGGACCGGCTCGGCATCGGCGAAGGCGTGCTGGGGCTCGCCCTGCTCGCGATGGCTATCGGGGCCCTGGTGGCGATGCCGGCCACCGGCTGGGCCGTGTCCCGCTACGGCAGCCGCACGCCCACGCTCCTCTCGGCGCTCGTGTTCTGTCTGATACTGCCCTTGATGGCTATAGCGCCGGGGGCCGTGATGCTGGGCCTGAGCCTGTTCCTGTTCGGCGTCTTCAACGGCTCCACCGACGTCTCGATGAACTCCCAGGCCGCCGCCATAGAGATGAGGTACGGGCGTTCGATCATGGCCTCTTTCCACGCCCTGTTCAGCTTCGGCGGGCTCGCCGGGGCCGCCCTCGGCGGCGGGCTGGCCGCCCTCGGCGTGGGGGTGACCCAGCACTTTCTCTCAGCGACGGCTGTGTTCGGGGTAGTGGCTCTGGTCGCCTCCCGCTGGCTGCTGCCCGCCGGGGCGGACGCCCAGGGCTCTGGGCCGTCCTTCGCGCTGCCGGACCGGGCGCTCCTGGCGCTCGGCGCGGTGGCGTTCTGTGCACTCGTGAGCGAGGGCGCGATGGCTGACTGGAGCGCCATCTACCTGCAGGACGTGATCGGGAGCGGACCGGGGCTCGCGGCGGCCGGGTTCGCCGCCTTCTCGCTCGCGATGGCCGTCGGCAGGCTCACCGGCGACCGGTTCATAGAGCTTCTCGGAGCCTCCAACATGCTCCGGCTGGGCGGGGCGCTCGCGGCCTCGGGTCTCACGGTCGTGCTGCTAGTGGGCAGCACGGTACCCGCTCTCTTTGGCTTCGTGGGCATCGGTCTCGGGCTCGCCACGCTCTTTCCCATAACCCTCTCCGCCGCCGCCCGCGCCCCGGGCATGTCCGCCGGAGCCGGCATAGCCGCCATGTCCTCGACCGGCTACTTCGGGTTCCTCATCGGACCGCCCACCATAGGCTTCGTCGCAGAGCTCCTCGGGCTGCGCGGGGCCCTGGTCCTCATAGTCGCCGCCGGAGTTATCATATTCCTCCTCGCGGGTAACGCGGCCCGGACCGGCAAGAAAACCTAG
- a CDS encoding tetratricopeptide repeat protein yields MEYENLLEQGETLAGEGLVEDALSRFEQALALAPEEPEVIEAVGRALLELGRLEEAEASFVDALDLDPAWPAPRLGLAAVCTRREEPFKVVHHLERAIEADPDAAETYAELGRYYGNLGEVDLARATFERWTDSHSEDPDMFINAGLTLFDAGDYPNALGFFEAALETAADPQQVSGARTFRANALDMLGRYPEAVEAYEEVIEATPDWWEAHANLGICHARNARSEAAESALRRGLAECPGSPEIRDELAAHLLSESRSGAALQEALSLAEEAVALGRDEPRHLHTLAESRLANGDTDGAASSYQSVLELDPADPAAHLELGLIQESLGATPEAERHFMESLKGDPANPRALYSYASLYYASENFEAAEELLMRSLAAEPGYSPALSALASIRARGGDYESALEYIERAVEAGERDVEHFKSSQEFLPLHDDPEFRALLLRMVED; encoded by the coding sequence ATGGAGTACGAGAACCTTCTGGAGCAGGGCGAGACGCTGGCCGGCGAGGGCCTCGTCGAGGATGCCCTCTCCCGCTTCGAGCAGGCTCTGGCGCTGGCCCCGGAGGAGCCGGAGGTCATAGAGGCGGTCGGTCGCGCCTTGCTGGAGCTCGGGCGGCTGGAGGAGGCCGAGGCGAGCTTCGTGGATGCTCTGGATCTCGACCCCGCCTGGCCCGCGCCCCGGCTCGGGCTGGCCGCGGTCTGTACCCGCCGGGAGGAGCCCTTCAAGGTCGTCCACCACCTGGAGCGCGCCATAGAGGCCGACCCGGATGCGGCGGAGACCTACGCCGAGCTCGGCCGCTACTACGGGAATCTGGGTGAGGTGGATCTCGCGCGGGCCACCTTCGAGCGTTGGACGGACTCCCACTCCGAGGACCCGGACATGTTCATAAACGCCGGCCTGACCCTCTTCGACGCCGGGGACTACCCGAACGCCCTGGGATTTTTCGAGGCGGCGCTGGAGACGGCGGCAGACCCGCAGCAGGTCAGCGGTGCCCGCACCTTCCGGGCCAACGCCCTGGACATGCTCGGTAGATACCCCGAGGCCGTCGAGGCCTACGAGGAGGTTATCGAGGCAACCCCGGACTGGTGGGAGGCCCACGCCAACCTCGGCATCTGTCACGCCCGCAACGCGCGCTCGGAGGCCGCCGAATCGGCTCTGAGACGCGGCCTCGCGGAGTGTCCGGGATCGCCCGAGATCCGGGACGAGCTCGCCGCGCATCTGCTATCAGAAAGCCGCAGCGGCGCGGCGCTCCAGGAGGCCCTCTCGCTGGCCGAAGAGGCGGTGGCGCTCGGTAGAGACGAGCCCCGGCACCTGCACACCCTGGCCGAGTCCCGGCTGGCAAACGGCGATACCGACGGGGCCGCCTCCTCCTACCAGAGTGTGCTGGAGCTGGATCCCGCCGACCCCGCAGCCCATCTGGAGCTCGGCCTGATCCAGGAGAGCCTGGGCGCGACGCCGGAGGCCGAGCGGCACTTCATGGAGTCGCTGAAGGGCGACCCGGCCAACCCGCGCGCCCTGTACTCCTACGCCAGCCTCTACTACGCCTCCGAGAACTTCGAGGCCGCCGAGGAGCTACTGATGCGCTCGCTCGCCGCCGAGCCCGGCTACTCGCCCGCCCTCTCCGCGCTCGCCAGCATCCGGGCCCGGGGCGGCGACTACGAGAGCGCCCTGGAGTACATCGAGCGCGCCGTCGAGGCCGGCGAACGCGACGTGGAGCACTTCAAGAGCTCCCAGGAGTTCCTCCCGCTACACGACGACCCCGAGTTCCGGGCGCTGCTGCTGCGCATGGTCGAGGACTAG
- a CDS encoding bifunctional 3'-5' exonuclease/DNA polymerase, producing the protein MESDTQNTQDTQSARETGPTAYTLITDAAGLERAAEALRDEEYVGLDTETTGLSPREGRVRLLQLASPRQTFVADLFEIGDLSPLRELLEGGPTKVLQNAKFDYAFLYAEHGVRLGPIFDTMLAAQLLGGGDQSPAYSLGALAERYLGRQIGKAGQTSNWEGALSDEQLEYAAADAAILLPLAERLRRDLASEKLGTVSKIEFQAVPAIAEMELAGIKLDLARWRALEETVRERRDEAALALDAQFPEPEGVLPLEGLGPRLNLNSPQQISDAFKSLGLDLPDTNHWTLLKVDHPAAKLLLEYRELQKKLGTYLQTYADYIHPATGRIHPSFLQCRVPTGRLACSNPNVQQIPNEDEFRRCFVAEDGYTLVIADYSQIELRILAEVSEDPGFVTAFQNGDDLHGVTAATMFGVDKVEVTKEQRTAAKRINFGLAYGRGARSLSAQLGTDEERARTLINEYFATYERVQHYLQGTASRALKERTLRTLSGRVRKFGDVSSLDRERKSALRREAMNFPIQGASADIAKLALIYISRELEDLDARLINSIHDEFVVECREDLAEDVSRRMRDAMTRAGAVLLKKVPSEVEVTVSSEWRK; encoded by the coding sequence GTGGAGAGCGACACTCAAAATACGCAAGATACACAAAGCGCGCGGGAGACCGGGCCCACGGCCTATACCCTCATAACCGACGCCGCGGGCCTCGAACGTGCGGCGGAAGCCCTGCGCGACGAGGAGTACGTCGGGCTCGACACGGAGACCACGGGCCTCTCACCGCGTGAGGGCCGCGTGCGGCTCCTGCAGCTCGCCTCTCCGCGGCAGACCTTCGTGGCGGATCTCTTCGAGATCGGGGACCTGTCTCCGCTCCGGGAGCTTCTGGAGGGCGGACCGACGAAGGTGTTGCAGAATGCCAAGTTCGACTACGCCTTTCTCTACGCCGAGCACGGCGTCAGGCTCGGCCCGATCTTCGACACCATGCTCGCCGCGCAGCTACTCGGCGGCGGCGACCAGTCGCCGGCGTACTCTCTGGGCGCGCTCGCGGAGCGGTACCTGGGGCGCCAAATCGGCAAGGCCGGACAGACCAGTAACTGGGAGGGTGCCCTCTCGGACGAGCAGCTGGAGTACGCCGCCGCGGACGCCGCCATCCTGCTGCCGCTCGCCGAGCGGCTACGCCGGGACCTCGCGTCCGAGAAGCTCGGCACCGTCTCGAAGATAGAGTTCCAGGCCGTGCCCGCAATCGCCGAGATGGAGCTGGCCGGTATAAAGCTCGATCTCGCCCGCTGGCGCGCCCTCGAAGAGACGGTCCGCGAGCGCCGCGACGAGGCCGCGCTGGCGCTGGACGCCCAGTTCCCCGAGCCGGAGGGCGTGCTGCCGCTGGAGGGGCTCGGCCCCCGGCTGAACCTGAACAGCCCGCAGCAGATCTCGGACGCCTTCAAGTCACTCGGTCTCGACCTGCCGGACACGAACCACTGGACGCTCCTGAAAGTGGATCATCCGGCGGCGAAGCTCCTGCTGGAGTACCGCGAGCTGCAGAAGAAGCTCGGCACCTACCTCCAGACCTACGCCGACTACATCCACCCCGCCACGGGCCGCATCCACCCGAGCTTCCTGCAGTGCCGGGTCCCCACGGGACGGCTGGCCTGCTCGAACCCGAACGTGCAGCAGATCCCGAACGAGGACGAGTTCCGCCGCTGCTTCGTCGCGGAAGACGGCTACACGCTGGTCATCGCGGACTACTCGCAGATAGAGCTCAGGATACTCGCAGAGGTCTCGGAGGACCCCGGCTTCGTAACGGCCTTCCAGAACGGAGACGACCTGCACGGCGTTACGGCGGCGACGATGTTCGGAGTGGATAAGGTAGAGGTTACCAAGGAGCAGCGCACGGCGGCGAAGAGGATCAACTTCGGCCTCGCCTACGGCCGCGGGGCCCGCAGCCTCTCGGCCCAGCTCGGCACGGATGAAGAGAGGGCCCGCACCCTGATAAACGAGTACTTCGCCACCTACGAGCGGGTTCAGCACTACCTCCAGGGCACGGCAAGCCGGGCGCTCAAGGAGCGCACGCTGCGCACGCTCTCCGGGAGGGTGCGAAAGTTCGGGGACGTGTCGAGCCTGGACCGGGAGCGCAAGTCGGCCCTGCGGCGGGAGGCGATGAACTTCCCGATTCAAGGGGCGAGCGCCGACATCGCGAAGCTGGCCCTGATCTACATCAGCCGCGAGCTCGAGGACCTGGACGCCCGCCTCATAAACTCCATCCACGACGAGTTCGTCGTCGAGTGCCGCGAGGACCTCGCCGAAGATGTCTCCCGGAGGATGCGCGACGCGATGACCCGCGCCGGGGCGGTGCTCCTCAAGAAGGTCCCCTCCGAGGTCGAGGTGACCGTCTCGTCCGAGTGGCGCAAGTAG
- a CDS encoding acyl-CoA thioesterase, whose translation MENPPITERLAIRYQDLDPYGHVNNAVHLALCESVRVAYMRGLARGMGLGDLEAGDIPGVRYLVAEASLRYKAPIFLDDTVHGAARITYVSNRSCGMEYELRVGESYETGRVAAQASTALVFYDPDEEEIRPRPDWFLSAVADFEGRSEEDFNRKG comes from the coding sequence TTGGAGAACCCGCCGATTACCGAGAGGCTTGCGATTCGCTATCAGGATCTCGACCCTTACGGTCACGTCAACAACGCGGTCCACCTGGCCCTGTGTGAGTCGGTCAGGGTCGCATACATGCGGGGGCTTGCACGTGGTATGGGCCTCGGGGACCTCGAAGCCGGCGACATACCCGGCGTGCGTTACCTGGTCGCCGAGGCGAGCCTCCGTTACAAGGCCCCGATCTTCCTGGACGACACGGTCCACGGCGCGGCCCGGATCACCTACGTCTCGAACCGCTCGTGCGGCATGGAGTACGAGCTCCGGGTCGGAGAGAGCTACGAGACCGGGCGCGTAGCAGCCCAGGCCTCGACCGCCCTCGTCTTCTACGATCCCGACGAGGAAGAGATACGCCCCCGCCCCGACTGGTTCCTCTCCGCCGTCGCGGATTTCGAGGGCCGCTCCGAAGAGGACTTCAACCGCAAGGGTTGA
- a CDS encoding ribokinase has product MAGIFVVGSINQDYVLRLDRRPGPGETVTDAELELFPGGKGANQAVAAARLLEPDGSNRVSMLGRVGGDAAGPRLVQNLADNGVDTAHVETIRGETSGSAFITVTPDGENAIAVSPGANRRFGPDEIDAASGALREASVLVAQMEVEAGAIRRAAEIVTGAGGRVMLNLAPARELPSSLLALLDPLVVNEHEAAFLLGDENARTPEGTAEALLELGPRSAVITLGAVGAALTSPHGTAVYAASRTKPVDTTGAGDAFAGALAARLAQGYDLPDAVPYAVKAGTAAVAKPGAQGALPYPEELEELETG; this is encoded by the coding sequence GTGGCCGGAATCTTCGTAGTTGGCTCCATAAACCAGGACTACGTGTTGCGGCTGGATCGCCGCCCCGGGCCGGGCGAGACGGTTACGGACGCGGAGCTTGAGCTATTCCCCGGAGGCAAGGGGGCAAACCAGGCGGTCGCCGCCGCCCGGCTGCTCGAACCAGACGGCTCGAACAGGGTCTCGATGCTCGGTCGTGTCGGAGGAGACGCGGCCGGACCACGTCTGGTACAGAACCTCGCGGACAACGGCGTGGACACCGCCCACGTAGAGACCATCAGGGGAGAGACCTCGGGCTCGGCCTTCATAACCGTCACGCCGGATGGGGAGAACGCTATCGCGGTCTCCCCCGGGGCGAACCGCCGCTTCGGGCCGGATGAGATAGACGCCGCCAGCGGGGCCCTGCGGGAGGCGTCGGTGCTCGTGGCCCAGATGGAGGTCGAGGCCGGGGCCATACGGCGGGCGGCGGAGATAGTCACCGGGGCCGGAGGCCGGGTGATGCTGAACCTGGCCCCGGCGCGCGAGCTCCCCTCCTCCCTGCTGGCGCTGCTCGACCCGCTGGTGGTCAACGAGCACGAGGCCGCCTTTCTGCTAGGAGACGAGAATGCTCGTACCCCGGAAGGCACGGCGGAGGCACTGCTGGAGCTCGGGCCCCGCTCGGCCGTGATCACGCTCGGCGCGGTGGGCGCGGCGCTCACCTCACCGCACGGCACCGCTGTGTACGCCGCGTCCCGGACGAAACCCGTAGACACCACGGGCGCGGGCGACGCCTTCGCCGGGGCGCTGGCCGCCAGGCTGGCGCAAGGGTATGACCTTCCGGATGCGGTGCCCTACGCCGTAAAGGCCGGGACCGCGGCGGTCGCCAAACCGGGGGCACAGGGGGCGTTGCCCTACCCCGAGGAGCTAGAGGAGCTGGAGACGGGCTAA
- a CDS encoding DNA-methyltransferase codes for MSQLPSHGEPGAVVYRADCVRLMRMMPAGCVDAVFADPPYRLSGGGVTVKGGRLRSVDKGEWDRPRGFTEDHDFNVRWLSEAQRVLKPDGTLWVTGTHHIIFSLGYALQSLGFRVLNHVVWEKPDPPPNASRTSFKHAHESLIWASKSRASRHTFNHDLVNLVNSPDPSDQLSSVWRMRPVSRAEKRHGGHPTQKPLRLVRRALLASTREGDLVLDPFAGSGTTAVAAKELGRAFVGAELEEEFAELAARRIAAARRGSTLERLEALRGPSDTG; via the coding sequence TTGAGCCAACTACCGAGCCACGGCGAGCCGGGGGCGGTCGTGTACCGGGCCGACTGCGTGCGCCTGATGCGCATGATGCCCGCCGGCTGCGTGGACGCCGTCTTCGCCGACCCGCCGTACCGGCTTTCGGGCGGCGGCGTCACCGTGAAGGGCGGGAGGCTCCGGTCCGTGGACAAGGGCGAGTGGGACCGGCCCCGAGGTTTCACGGAGGATCACGATTTCAACGTCCGGTGGCTCTCCGAAGCGCAACGGGTACTGAAACCGGACGGCACGCTGTGGGTGACGGGGACGCATCACATCATATTCAGTCTCGGATACGCGCTACAAAGCCTCGGCTTCAGGGTCCTTAACCACGTGGTGTGGGAGAAGCCAGACCCGCCGCCAAACGCGTCCCGCACGAGCTTCAAACACGCGCACGAGTCCCTGATCTGGGCCTCAAAGAGCCGCGCCTCCCGCCACACCTTCAACCACGATCTCGTGAACCTCGTGAACAGCCCCGACCCTTCTGACCAGCTCTCCAGCGTGTGGCGCATGAGGCCGGTCTCGCGTGCCGAGAAACGCCACGGCGGCCACCCGACCCAGAAGCCGCTACGCCTGGTGCGCCGGGCGCTCCTGGCCTCCACCCGCGAGGGAGACCTCGTGCTCGACCCTTTCGCCGGCTCCGGCACCACCGCCGTCGCCGCCAAGGAGCTCGGCCGGGCCTTCGTCGGCGCGGAGCTAGAAGAGGAGTTCGCGGAGCTCGCCGCCCGGCGCATCGCAGCCGCCCGCCGGGGCTCGACACTGGAGAGACTGGAAGCCCTGCGCGGGCCCTCGGATACCGGTTAG
- a CDS encoding GFA family protein, which yields MLLEGSCHCGAVRFSVESAMPHPYLLCYCSICRKTDGGGGYAINLGADSSTLEVEGGENIGVYNALMRDEDDPGDAEASPGRRSFCSLCATALWVYDPRWPELVHPFASAVDTPLPEPPEMVRMMLANRASWAEVPEGEAARGERHFQGFPDESLEEWHRRHGLYDA from the coding sequence ATGCTGTTAGAGGGCTCGTGTCACTGCGGAGCGGTTCGGTTCAGCGTCGAGAGCGCCATGCCCCATCCATATCTGCTCTGCTACTGCAGCATCTGTCGCAAGACCGATGGAGGGGGCGGCTACGCCATAAACCTCGGCGCGGACTCCTCGACGCTAGAGGTAGAAGGCGGGGAGAATATCGGCGTCTACAACGCGCTGATGCGCGATGAGGATGACCCTGGTGACGCCGAAGCTAGCCCGGGGCGCCGGAGCTTCTGCTCGCTGTGCGCGACCGCGCTGTGGGTCTATGATCCTCGCTGGCCCGAGCTCGTGCACCCCTTTGCCTCGGCGGTGGATACCCCGCTCCCCGAGCCGCCGGAGATGGTCAGGATGATGCTCGCGAACCGCGCCTCGTGGGCCGAGGTGCCGGAGGGCGAGGCCGCCCGCGGCGAGCGGCACTTCCAGGGCTTCCCCGATGAGTCCCTAGAGGAGTGGCACCGCCGCCACGGGCTATACGACGCGTAA